A stretch of Flavobacterium sp. N2270 DNA encodes these proteins:
- a CDS encoding peptidylprolyl isomerase, giving the protein MKPMTSLFLSLFALFTSCTNPTDKLEDGMYADVKTSKGTIILKLEFEKTPITVANFVSLAEGKNPFVEEKYKGKPFYDGLKFHRVIADFMIQGGDPLGDGSGGPGYKFKDEFHNDLKHTKAGILSMANAGPGTNGSQFFITHKETPWLDGKHSVFGEVVEGIEVVNAIAQDDVIESITIVRKGKDAKKFDAVKVFKDYYSVEAVNQKKAAEKAVKMKTEKLAQFAKVKATGTKTPSGLIYQIISKGEGKKPANGTEVYIHYAGFLENGDLFDTSYEDVAEMNGKLDPNRAAAKQYLPFPFKYGEKKGLIAGFIEGLENMNYGDKALLIIPAKLGYGAQGAGHVIPPNATIIFEVEMLEKMPQQ; this is encoded by the coding sequence ATGAAACCAATGACAAGTTTATTCTTAAGCTTATTTGCTTTATTTACATCTTGCACAAATCCAACAGATAAATTAGAAGATGGAATGTATGCCGATGTAAAAACATCCAAAGGAACAATTATATTAAAACTTGAGTTTGAAAAAACTCCAATTACAGTTGCAAATTTTGTTTCATTAGCAGAAGGTAAAAATCCTTTTGTAGAAGAAAAATATAAGGGAAAACCATTTTATGATGGTTTAAAGTTTCATAGAGTCATTGCTGACTTTATGATTCAAGGTGGCGATCCACTTGGTGATGGTTCAGGCGGACCTGGTTATAAATTTAAAGATGAATTTCATAACGATTTAAAACACACTAAAGCAGGAATTTTATCAATGGCTAATGCTGGTCCTGGAACAAATGGAAGTCAGTTTTTTATTACTCATAAAGAAACTCCATGGTTAGATGGTAAGCATTCAGTATTTGGAGAAGTAGTTGAAGGAATTGAAGTTGTAAATGCAATTGCTCAAGATGATGTAATTGAAAGTATAACAATTGTAAGAAAAGGAAAAGACGCTAAGAAGTTTGACGCTGTAAAGGTATTTAAAGACTATTATTCTGTTGAAGCTGTAAATCAAAAAAAGGCTGCTGAAAAAGCGGTAAAAATGAAAACCGAAAAACTTGCCCAATTTGCAAAAGTTAAAGCTACTGGAACAAAAACTCCTTCAGGTTTAATTTACCAAATTATATCAAAAGGTGAAGGCAAAAAACCAGCTAATGGAACAGAAGTATATATCCATTATGCAGGATTTTTAGAAAATGGAGATTTATTTGATACAAGTTATGAAGATGTTGCTGAAATGAATGGAAAACTTGACCCAAATAGAGCAGCAGCAAAACAATACCTACCTTTCCCATTTAAATATGGTGAAAAAAAAGGACTAATAGCTGGTTTTATTGAAGGATTAGAAAATATGAACTATGGAGACAAAGCTTTATTGATTATTCCAGCAAAATTAGGATATGGAGCACAAGGAGCAGGTCATGTAATTCCACCAAACGCAACTATCATATTTGAAGTTGAAATGTTAGAAAAAATGCCTCAACAATAA
- a CDS encoding DHH family phosphoesterase gives MLNENELKAIKLELQTPKKITIVSHRNPDGDAVGSSLGLLHFLKELKHEVYFISPNDYPDFLAWIPDVKNTVIFEKEIEKAVEILKASDYIFTLDFNAFHRTGEQMEKALQSLTVPMIMIDHHQAPDSYPLYTFSDTNYGSTCEMIYDFINALGYNNLINKEIATCLYVGITTDSGSFRFPKTTAKTHTCVADLITKGINNSEIHNLLFDNASYSRLQLLGRALQNLTLLKEYHASYITLSQEELDTFNYKKGDTEGIVNYGLSLEGINMTAIFIENKEEGIIKISFRSQGNVDVNQFARKYFNGGGHINAAGGKSFLSLEETVKQFIAILAKEKQ, from the coding sequence ATGCTAAACGAAAACGAATTAAAAGCCATAAAATTAGAATTACAAACTCCTAAAAAAATTACTATTGTTTCTCATCGAAACCCCGATGGTGATGCCGTTGGTTCTTCTTTAGGATTACTTCATTTTTTGAAAGAATTAAAACACGAAGTCTATTTCATATCTCCAAATGATTATCCTGATTTTTTAGCTTGGATTCCAGATGTAAAAAACACTGTTATTTTTGAAAAAGAAATAGAAAAAGCTGTTGAAATTTTAAAAGCAAGCGATTATATTTTTACGTTAGACTTTAATGCCTTTCATAGAACCGGAGAACAAATGGAAAAAGCTTTACAAAGCTTAACTGTCCCAATGATAATGATAGATCATCATCAAGCACCAGACAGCTATCCACTTTATACTTTTTCTGACACCAATTATGGTTCAACTTGTGAAATGATTTATGATTTTATAAATGCATTAGGATATAACAATCTTATAAATAAAGAAATTGCAACTTGCTTATATGTTGGAATTACAACTGATTCTGGTAGTTTTCGTTTTCCAAAAACAACAGCAAAAACGCATACTTGTGTTGCCGATTTAATTACCAAAGGAATCAACAATAGTGAAATTCATAATTTATTATTTGATAATGCTTCTTACAGTAGATTACAATTACTTGGAAGAGCATTACAAAACCTAACTTTATTAAAAGAATATCACGCTTCATACATTACACTCAGTCAAGAAGAATTAGATACTTTTAATTACAAAAAAGGTGATACAGAAGGAATTGTAAACTATGGACTCAGTTTAGAAGGAATTAACATGACAGCCATTTTTATTGAAAATAAAGAAGAAGGAATTATTAAAATTTCTTTCCGTTCACAAGGCAATGTCGATGTAAATCAGTTTGCTAGAAAATATTTCAACGGTGGCGGTCACATAAATGCAGCTGGAGGTAAATCTTTTTTAAGTTTAGAAGAAACTGTAAAACAATTTATTGCTATTTTAGCAAAAGAAAAACAATAA
- a CDS encoding ABC transporter permease, whose translation MKRLLSIELQKLFKNRSSKILILAYFILLSLIALIASLKFNIGSFEINIAEQGIFNFPYIWHFNTYIASILKLFLAIVIVSMMANEYSYGTLKQNLIDGMSKKEFILSKFYTILLFAFTSTIFIFVLSLILGYTFSSYDEFSIVVTEMEYLFAYFVKLVGFFSFCLFLGVLIKRSAFALGFLMIQYIGERVTFGILKKHFLSDKLANDLFDLFPLEAMSNLIKEPFTRLSAISNIETAIGGEKVWRFYGVHFGEVSIVLVWTFIFILTSFYILKKRDL comes from the coding sequence ATGAAAAGATTACTTTCTATAGAACTTCAAAAATTATTTAAAAACAGATCAAGTAAGATTTTAATTCTAGCTTACTTTATTTTACTTTCTCTAATTGCTTTAATTGCGTCTTTAAAATTTAACATTGGAAGTTTTGAAATAAATATTGCCGAACAAGGTATTTTTAACTTTCCATACATTTGGCATTTTAACACATATATTGCTTCTATTTTAAAATTATTTTTAGCTATTGTTATTGTTTCCATGATGGCTAATGAATACAGTTATGGAACTTTAAAACAAAATTTAATAGACGGAATGAGTAAAAAAGAATTCATTTTATCTAAATTTTACACCATACTTTTGTTTGCTTTTACGTCTACGATTTTCATTTTTGTATTGTCCTTAATTTTAGGCTATACATTTTCTTCATATGATGAATTTTCTATTGTTGTAACTGAAATGGAGTACCTATTCGCTTACTTTGTAAAACTAGTTGGTTTCTTTTCTTTTTGTTTATTTCTGGGGGTTTTAATCAAAAGAAGTGCTTTTGCACTTGGATTCTTAATGATTCAATATATTGGCGAAAGAGTTACATTTGGCATCTTAAAGAAACACTTTTTATCAGATAAATTGGCAAATGATTTATTCGATTTATTTCCGCTTGAGGCAATGAGTAACTTAATCAAAGAACCATTTACAAGACTATCGGCAATTAGTAATATTGAGACAGCAATTGGTGGCGAAAAAGTATGGCGTTTTTATGGCGTTCATTTTGGAGAAGTGAGCATTGTGTTAGTTTGGACTTTTATATTTATTTTAACATCTTTTTATATTCTTAAAAAACGAGATTTGTAG
- the typA gene encoding translational GTPase TypA, with protein MTSIRNIAIIAHVDHGKTTLVDKIMYHCQLFRDNENTGDLILDNNDLERERGITITSKNVSVQYKGTKINIIDTPGHADFGGEVERVLNMADGVCLLVDAFEGPMPQTRFVLQKAIDLGLKPCVVINKVDKENCTPEEVHEKVFDLMFELGATEEQLDFPAVYGSAKNNWMSDHWENVTDNVEALLDMVIENVPAPKVFEGTPQMLITSLDFSSFTGRIAIGRLERGVLREGMPISLVKRDGKVIKSRIKELHTFEGLGRKKVEEVVAGDICAIIGVEGFEIGDTIADFENPEALASIAIDEPTMSMLFTINDSPFFGKEGKFVTSRHIRERLTKELEKNLAMKLGETDSADKFMVFGRGVLHLSVLIETMRREGYELQIGQPQVIIKEIDGVKCEPIEELTIDLPENLSGRAVEFVTLRKGEMLSMEGKGERMIIKFNIPSRGIIGLRNQLLTATAGEAIMSHRYIGYEPFKGIIPGRNNGSLISMENGKAIPYSIDKLQDRGKFFVEPNAEIYEGQVIGENSRSDDMCINVTKAKKQSNVRSSGNDEKARIIPPIIFSLEEALEYIQKDEYVEVTPKSIRLRKIYLTENDRKRFKI; from the coding sequence ATGACATCTATTAGAAACATTGCAATTATTGCCCACGTTGACCACGGTAAAACTACTTTGGTTGATAAAATTATGTATCACTGTCAGTTATTTCGTGATAACGAAAATACAGGTGATTTGATCCTTGATAATAATGATTTAGAGCGTGAAAGAGGTATTACTATTACTTCTAAAAACGTTTCTGTTCAATATAAAGGAACAAAAATTAACATTATTGATACTCCAGGCCACGCCGATTTTGGTGGTGAAGTTGAACGTGTATTGAACATGGCAGATGGTGTTTGTTTGTTAGTAGATGCTTTTGAAGGACCTATGCCTCAAACACGTTTCGTATTGCAAAAAGCAATTGATTTAGGATTAAAACCATGTGTAGTAATCAATAAAGTTGATAAAGAAAACTGTACTCCTGAAGAAGTTCATGAAAAAGTTTTTGACTTAATGTTTGAACTTGGTGCTACAGAAGAGCAATTAGATTTCCCAGCAGTTTATGGGTCAGCTAAAAATAACTGGATGTCTGATCACTGGGAAAACGTTACTGATAATGTTGAAGCATTATTAGATATGGTTATTGAAAATGTACCTGCTCCTAAAGTTTTTGAAGGAACACCGCAAATGTTAATTACATCTTTAGACTTCTCAAGTTTTACTGGTCGTATTGCAATTGGTCGTTTAGAAAGAGGTGTTTTACGCGAAGGAATGCCTATTTCTTTAGTAAAGCGAGATGGTAAAGTAATAAAGTCTAGAATAAAAGAATTACATACTTTTGAAGGTTTAGGACGTAAAAAAGTAGAAGAAGTTGTTGCTGGAGATATTTGTGCAATTATTGGAGTTGAAGGTTTTGAAATTGGTGATACTATTGCTGATTTTGAAAATCCTGAAGCTTTAGCCTCAATTGCTATTGATGAGCCAACAATGAGTATGTTGTTTACAATTAATGATTCCCCTTTCTTTGGTAAAGAAGGGAAATTTGTTACTTCTCGTCATATTAGAGAAAGATTAACAAAAGAATTGGAGAAAAACTTAGCTATGAAGTTAGGTGAAACTGATTCTGCTGATAAATTTATGGTTTTTGGTCGTGGAGTACTTCATTTATCTGTACTTATTGAAACAATGAGAAGAGAAGGATATGAATTACAAATTGGTCAACCACAAGTTATTATTAAAGAAATTGATGGTGTTAAATGTGAGCCAATTGAAGAATTAACAATTGATTTACCTGAAAATCTTTCTGGTAGAGCTGTAGAATTTGTAACTCTTCGTAAAGGTGAAATGCTTTCTATGGAAGGTAAAGGTGAGCGTATGATTATTAAATTCAACATTCCATCTCGTGGAATTATTGGATTACGTAATCAATTGTTAACTGCTACTGCTGGTGAAGCAATTATGAGTCATCGTTACATTGGTTATGAGCCATTTAAAGGAATTATTCCTGGACGTAATAATGGTTCTTTAATTTCTATGGAAAATGGAAAAGCAATTCCTTATTCTATTGATAAATTACAAGATAGAGGTAAATTCTTTGTTGAACCAAATGCTGAAATCTATGAAGGTCAGGTAATTGGGGAAAACTCTCGTAGTGATGATATGTGTATTAACGTAACAAAAGCTAAGAAACAATCTAACGTACGTTCTTCTGGAAATGATGAAAAAGCAAGAATTATTCCTCCAATTATTTTCTCATTAGAAGAAGCTTTGGAATATATTCAAAAAGATGAATATGTTGAGGTAACTCCAAAGTCTATTCGTTTAAGAAAAATATATTTAACAGAGAATGATAGAAAACGTTTCAAGATTTAA
- the crcB gene encoding fluoride efflux transporter CrcB, whose amino-acid sequence MIKNLLLVALGGALGSALRYLANVNIGKIWPFKLYYATFLVNIIGCLLIGLFIGYLQKNESANEPLKLILITGFCGGFTTFSTFGSENFNLLQSQNYITSLLYIAASIIIGIAFVGVGIYLSK is encoded by the coding sequence ATGATTAAAAACTTATTACTTGTTGCTTTAGGTGGTGCTTTAGGTAGTGCTTTACGTTATTTAGCAAATGTAAATATTGGCAAAATTTGGCCATTTAAGTTGTATTATGCTACATTTTTAGTAAACATAATTGGTTGTTTATTAATAGGACTTTTTATTGGTTACCTACAAAAAAACGAATCAGCAAACGAACCTTTAAAATTAATTTTAATCACTGGTTTTTGTGGTGGATTTACTACTTTTTCAACTTTTGGGTCAGAAAATTTCAACTTATTACAATCTCAAAATTACATCACATCACTTTTATATATTGCTGCTTCAATAATAATTGGAATAGCTTTTGTAGGTGTTGGAATATACTTATCAAAATAA
- the proS gene encoding proline--tRNA ligase, which produces MSKNLTKREEDYSKWYNELVVKADLAENSGVRGCMVIKPYGYAIWEKMQAELDRMFKETGHQNAYFPLFVPKSMFEAEEKNAEGFAKECAIVTHYRLTNDPDNKGKLIVDPKAKLEEELIVRPTSEAIIWSTYKGWVQSYRDLPLLINQWANVVRWEMRTRLFLRTAEFLWQEGHTAHATKAEAIAESEKMMNVYADFAENFMAIPVIKGLKTETERFAGAEETYCIEALMQDGKALQAGTSHFLGQNFAKAFDVKFANKEGKQEYVWGTSWGVSTRLMGALVMTHSDDNGLVLPPNLAPIQVVIVPIHKTDEQLEEISNQVNELVVSLRRIGISVKFDDRTTHKPGFKFAEWELKGVPLRIAIGPKDLENGTYEVARRDTLTKEIVSKDGIEIFIKNKLNQIQEELFAKAVDYRAKHTTEVNDFEEFKSVLDTKGGFVSAHWDGTAETEEKIKELTKATIRCVALDRVEEAGRCVFTGAPSTGRVLFAKAY; this is translated from the coding sequence ATGAGCAAGAACCTAACAAAAAGAGAAGAAGATTATTCTAAATGGTATAATGAACTAGTAGTAAAAGCTGACTTAGCAGAAAATTCTGGAGTTAGAGGTTGTATGGTGATTAAACCATATGGTTATGCAATTTGGGAGAAAATGCAAGCAGAATTAGATAGAATGTTTAAAGAAACAGGTCATCAAAACGCTTATTTTCCTCTTTTTGTACCTAAAAGTATGTTTGAGGCTGAAGAAAAAAATGCAGAGGGTTTCGCAAAAGAATGTGCAATTGTTACTCATTATAGATTAACAAATGATCCTGATAATAAAGGGAAATTAATCGTTGATCCAAAAGCTAAATTAGAAGAAGAGCTTATTGTTCGTCCTACAAGTGAGGCAATTATTTGGTCTACATATAAAGGTTGGGTACAATCTTATAGAGATTTACCATTATTAATTAATCAATGGGCAAATGTTGTAAGATGGGAAATGCGTACACGTTTGTTTTTAAGAACGGCAGAATTTTTATGGCAAGAAGGACATACTGCTCATGCTACAAAAGCAGAAGCAATTGCGGAGTCTGAAAAAATGATGAATGTATATGCTGATTTTGCTGAAAATTTTATGGCAATTCCTGTTATAAAAGGGCTGAAAACAGAAACAGAGCGTTTTGCTGGAGCTGAAGAGACATATTGTATTGAAGCCTTAATGCAAGATGGGAAAGCACTTCAAGCTGGGACTTCTCATTTCTTAGGACAAAATTTCGCAAAAGCATTTGATGTTAAGTTCGCTAATAAAGAGGGTAAGCAAGAATATGTTTGGGGAACTTCTTGGGGAGTTTCTACACGTTTAATGGGGGCATTGGTAATGACACACTCAGATGATAATGGATTAGTATTGCCTCCAAATTTAGCTCCAATTCAAGTGGTAATTGTACCAATTCATAAAACAGACGAACAATTAGAAGAAATTTCAAACCAAGTAAATGAATTAGTTGTCTCTTTGAGAAGAATAGGTATTTCTGTTAAGTTTGATGATAGAACAACTCATAAACCAGGATTTAAATTTGCTGAATGGGAATTAAAAGGTGTTCCTTTAAGAATTGCTATTGGACCAAAGGATTTAGAAAACGGAACTTATGAAGTAGCTAGAAGAGATACATTAACAAAAGAAATAGTTTCTAAAGATGGAATTGAAATTTTTATTAAAAATAAATTAAATCAAATTCAGGAAGAATTATTTGCTAAAGCTGTTGATTATAGAGCTAAACATACAACGGAAGTTAATGATTTTGAAGAATTTAAGTCTGTTTTAGATACAAAAGGTGGTTTTGTTTCTGCTCATTGGGACGGTACTGCTGAAACAGAAGAAAAGATTAAAGAGCTAACAAAAGCAACAATTAGATGTGTTGCTTTAGATAGGGTAGAAGAGGCTGGAAGGTGCGTTTTTACTGGTGCTCCGTCGACTGGAAGAGTTTTATTCGCTAAAGCATATTAA
- the rpsT gene encoding 30S ribosomal protein S20, with the protein MANHKSALKRIRSTEKKRVLNKYQHKTTRNAIKAIRIATEKTEALAKLPSVFSMIDRLAKKNIIHSNKAANLKSKLTKHVAKL; encoded by the coding sequence ATGGCAAATCATAAGTCAGCTTTAAAGAGAATTAGAAGCACAGAGAAAAAAAGAGTATTAAATAAGTACCAACATAAAACTACACGTAATGCTATTAAAGCAATTCGTATAGCGACTGAAAAAACTGAAGCATTGGCTAAATTACCTTCAGTATTTTCAATGATAGATAGATTAGCTAAGAAGAACATTATTCATTCGAATAAAGCAGCTAACTTAAAATCAAAGTTAACTAAACATGTAGCAAAACTTTAA
- a CDS encoding T9SS type B sorting domain-containing protein, protein MKKTILIFFLTLLSHIQLTEAQVITVNENYTPTQLIENILLQSSCASVSNVTVSGGNFSSGELSYGSFDANGSNFPFQNGIILSTGKINNAPGPNTSILDDGGNMGWDGDLDLQNALGLSNSYNATILEFDFIPLGNQISFDYMLSSEQYLTNPSSNQCNYTDGFAFLLKEVGTSTYQNLAVIPGTSIPVKINTVRGSGTICPPANEQYFDAFNSTNHPTNFNGQTKILTAQASVTPGATYHIKLVIADEGNYRYDSAIFLGGGSFNFGVDIGLDRLISTGNPVCQNEATTTNPYILDATYPGATYQWKYNGMDIIGANNATLEIPSTLVPILQDGIYSVDVTIGSCTVNSFINLEFSEDLILNESDFTKCDEDTDQDGLTSFSQVDFNVIKNQLFSNLPTNYQIGLFATTTSTTEIILPYTNTVPYTQTIYARITNIQGCYNDYPINLIVNTFNEVITNETIGLCDGNSIILDAGNGFTSYNWNTNPTQNSQTISIDTPGIYTVTLENNLGCFKNKTFTVVGSQIATITEVKISEFGSNNLATIITSSGDYEFSLDGINYQDSNTFTNLEPGEYLVYVQDKNGCGVTTMQFYILDYPKYFTPNNDGHNDTWQIKNLEKRGLEASKIYIFDRYGKLLKQITPLGNGWDGLFNGVELPSTDYWFTLEQPNGKTIRGHFSLNR, encoded by the coding sequence ATGAAAAAAACGATTCTTATTTTTTTTTTAACATTACTTTCTCACATACAACTAACTGAGGCTCAAGTAATAACTGTTAACGAAAATTATACACCCACTCAATTAATAGAAAACATTCTTTTACAAAGTTCATGTGCCTCTGTTAGTAATGTTACTGTTTCTGGAGGAAACTTTTCTAGTGGAGAATTATCTTATGGCTCTTTTGATGCAAATGGAAGTAATTTTCCTTTTCAAAATGGAATCATTTTAAGTACAGGAAAAATAAATAATGCTCCGGGGCCTAACACTAGTATTCTTGATGATGGAGGGAATATGGGATGGGATGGAGATTTAGATCTACAAAATGCACTAGGTTTGTCAAATTCTTACAATGCAACCATTTTAGAATTTGATTTTATTCCCTTAGGCAATCAGATTAGTTTTGATTACATGTTATCATCTGAACAATATTTAACAAATCCCTCTTCTAATCAATGTAACTATACTGACGGATTCGCCTTTTTATTAAAAGAAGTAGGAACTTCAACCTATCAAAATTTAGCAGTAATACCCGGCACTTCAATACCTGTTAAAATAAATACTGTTAGAGGCTCAGGTACAATTTGCCCACCTGCTAACGAACAATATTTTGATGCTTTTAACAGTACAAATCATCCAACTAATTTTAATGGTCAAACTAAAATTTTAACAGCACAAGCAAGTGTTACACCAGGAGCAACTTATCATATTAAATTAGTTATTGCTGATGAAGGAAATTATCGATATGATTCGGCAATTTTTTTAGGTGGAGGTAGTTTCAATTTTGGAGTAGATATTGGTTTAGATAGATTAATTTCAACTGGAAATCCTGTTTGTCAAAATGAAGCAACCACAACAAATCCATACATTTTAGATGCAACTTATCCTGGAGCAACTTATCAATGGAAATATAATGGAATGGATATTATAGGAGCTAATAATGCTACTTTAGAAATCCCTTCTACTTTAGTGCCAATACTTCAAGATGGAATTTATTCTGTAGATGTTACAATTGGCTCTTGTACTGTAAACTCTTTTATAAATTTAGAATTTTCTGAAGATTTAATCTTAAATGAATCTGATTTTACAAAATGTGATGAAGATACTGATCAAGATGGATTAACATCCTTTTCTCAAGTAGATTTTAATGTCATTAAAAACCAATTATTCTCTAATTTACCTACGAATTATCAAATTGGTTTGTTTGCAACAACTACATCAACAACTGAAATTATTTTACCTTATACTAATACAGTTCCATACACTCAAACTATATACGCAAGAATAACAAATATTCAAGGTTGCTATAATGATTACCCAATAAATCTAATTGTAAATACTTTTAATGAAGTGATAACAAATGAAACTATAGGTTTATGCGATGGGAATTCAATAATTTTAGATGCCGGAAATGGATTTACATCTTATAATTGGAATACAAATCCTACTCAGAATTCACAAACGATTTCAATAGATACTCCAGGTATTTATACTGTAACTCTTGAAAACAATTTAGGTTGTTTTAAAAACAAAACATTTACGGTTGTTGGCTCTCAAATTGCTACAATAACTGAAGTAAAAATAAGTGAATTTGGTTCAAATAATTTGGCAACTATTATAACCTCATCCGGAGATTATGAATTTTCATTAGACGGAATTAATTATCAAGATTCAAATACATTTACAAATTTAGAACCTGGAGAATATTTAGTATATGTTCAAGACAAAAATGGTTGTGGAGTGACTACAATGCAATTTTACATATTAGATTATCCAAAATATTTTACTCCAAATAATGATGGTCATAACGATACTTGGCAAATAAAAAATTTAGAAAAAAGAGGTTTAGAAGCAAGTAAAATTTATATCTTTGATAGATATGGGAAACTTCTAAAACAAATTACGCCATTAGGAAATGGCTGGGATGGTTTATTTAATGGAGTAGAACTACCATCAACAGATTATTGGTTTACTTTAGAACAACCAAATGGTAAAACAATTAGAGGCCATTTTTCTCTAAATAGATAA
- the gldI gene encoding gliding motility-associated peptidyl-prolyl isomerase GldI, with protein MNIRSILTILFIGIIFTSCSKQQARKPVSQTSGTFMKESIERNKKLIAIEEQLIENIIANDTLKEYIASSKGYWYKYDVKTENDTILPKRGDIAYFNYEIRDLKNKIIYTEEELKPQEYFVDKQNIMMGLRDGIKLMKKGETITFLFPSHMAYGYHGDNEKIQSNEPLICTVRLNDIKPEEITKTN; from the coding sequence ATGAACATACGCTCCATATTAACTATTTTATTTATTGGGATTATTTTTACTAGTTGTTCTAAACAACAAGCAAGAAAGCCTGTTTCTCAAACTTCTGGAACTTTCATGAAAGAATCTATTGAGAGAAATAAAAAATTAATCGCAATTGAAGAACAATTAATTGAAAATATTATTGCTAATGACACTTTAAAAGAATACATCGCTTCTTCTAAAGGGTATTGGTATAAATATGATGTGAAAACTGAAAATGATACTATTCTCCCAAAAAGAGGAGATATTGCTTATTTTAATTATGAAATAAGAGATTTAAAAAATAAAATAATTTATACCGAAGAAGAACTTAAGCCACAAGAATACTTTGTTGATAAACAAAATATAATGATGGGATTAAGAGACGGTATTAAATTAATGAAAAAAGGGGAAACTATAACTTTTCTTTTTCCATCACACATGGCATATGGATACCATGGCGATAATGAAAAAATTCAATCAAACGAACCTTTAATATGTACAGTTAGACTTAATGATATTAAACCCGAAGAAATCACAAAAACTAATTAA
- a CDS encoding ABC transporter ATP-binding protein: METILTIQNLNKIYGRKVHAVKNLSFEIKKGNVYGILGPNGSGKSTTLGITLNVVNKTSGDYKWFDGSMKTHEALKKVGAIIERPNFYPYMTAEENLKLVCKIKSIPFEKVAEKLELVGLLDRKDDKFSTFSLGMKQRLAIASALLNDPEILILDEPTNGLDPQGIRQIRDLIRIIASQGTTILLASHLLDEVEKVCSHVVVLRKGEMLYQGTVEGMLSSEGFFELQADDMDLLESILKNHPSVEKIITEEGKLLVYLNSVLEPKDLNTYLFQNNIVLNHLVKRKNSLEEQFLQLTNNN, translated from the coding sequence TTGGAAACGATACTTACCATTCAGAATTTAAATAAAATTTACGGTCGAAAAGTACACGCTGTAAAAAACCTTTCTTTCGAAATTAAAAAAGGAAATGTTTATGGAATTTTAGGACCAAATGGCTCTGGAAAATCTACTACATTAGGAATTACACTAAATGTTGTTAATAAAACTTCAGGCGATTATAAATGGTTTGATGGTTCAATGAAAACTCATGAAGCATTAAAAAAAGTAGGTGCAATTATTGAACGTCCGAACTTTTATCCTTATATGACAGCTGAAGAAAACTTAAAGCTGGTTTGTAAAATTAAAAGCATTCCGTTTGAAAAAGTAGCAGAAAAATTAGAATTAGTTGGATTATTAGATCGGAAAGATGATAAATTCAGCACATTTTCATTAGGTATGAAACAGCGTTTAGCGATTGCTTCTGCCCTATTAAATGATCCTGAAATTTTGATTCTAGACGAACCTACAAATGGTTTAGACCCGCAAGGAATTAGACAAATTAGAGATTTAATTCGTATTATCGCTTCTCAAGGAACTACTATTTTATTGGCTTCGCATTTATTAGACGAAGTTGAAAAAGTATGCAGTCACGTTGTCGTTTTACGAAAAGGAGAAATGTTATATCAAGGTACAGTTGAAGGAATGCTTTCTAGTGAAGGTTTCTTCGAATTGCAAGCCGATGACATGGATTTACTTGAATCAATACTTAAAAATCATCCATCTGTAGAAAAAATAATTACCGAAGAAGGAAAATTGTTAGTTTACTTAAACAGTGTTTTAGAACCTAAAGATTTAAACACTTACTTATTTCAAAACAATATTGTTTTAAATCATTTAGTAAAAAGAAAAAACAGTTTAGAAGAGCAGTTTTTACAATTAACAAACAACAACTAA